One part of the Planctomycetota bacterium genome encodes these proteins:
- a CDS encoding endonuclease MutS2 (MutS2; MutS-II; involved in blocking homologous and homeologous recombination; has ATPase activity stimulated by recombination intermediates; inhibits DNA strand exchange) — translation MDPHSLDVLEYAKVKAMLAGYAACSLGKAAVQALEPMTDPAAVRAAVAETTELRELLRRRGRLPVAGMTDVRPAIRGTDEGERPLEPPAFLDIRATLLAAKHLKALFAEQAHAFPHLAALGEALHDLEPLCGLIDATVGKDGLVRDDASPQLAVLRSRLAAALTRMRDKAYALAASPAIRPLLQSENVTLRNGRYVLAIKAELKHEISGIILDRSATGATVYIEPRELVLLANEVDDLRFAERREVERLLWELTLALRAEREPILQTLDTLARVDCAYAKARFSLDYQMAPPEINEEGHLAVRRARHPLLVRVLEKGDGGAAAGQVTPIDYRLGEDFDLLVVTGPNTGGKTVALKTIGLLALMAQSGLHVPAEPGARFPVYEDVLADIGDEQSIEQSLSTFSSHMSNLVRILARAHRRTLVLLDELGAGTDPAEGAALGTAVLDFLGERAAKTVVTTHIGDLKAYAYRHPRALNAACEFDQETLRPTYRLLLGQPGNSNAIAIAERLGLPKAITRRARQAVERTRGRDTELIAELEQSRKAIEDDREQAHLLRRDAEDLRGKVEAALRAAEAKAKASRREAEQEIDEHLRRVRARLAEALRPLQNAPAPFADRARAVAETLEAEFQRTPLAARRLEFARGLHKDDFVHVISLGAACRVRSVHRTRQRLEVVFGHAVVEVGFDDVTWVAPDAGR, via the coding sequence ATGGACCCCCACTCCCTCGACGTCCTGGAATACGCCAAGGTGAAGGCCATGCTGGCGGGCTACGCCGCCTGCTCGCTGGGCAAGGCCGCCGTGCAGGCCCTCGAGCCCATGACCGACCCCGCCGCCGTGCGCGCCGCCGTGGCCGAGACCACCGAGCTGCGCGAACTCCTCCGCCGCCGCGGCCGCCTGCCCGTCGCCGGCATGACCGACGTCCGCCCCGCCATCCGCGGCACCGACGAGGGCGAGCGGCCCCTCGAACCGCCCGCCTTCCTCGACATCCGCGCCACGCTGCTGGCCGCCAAACACCTCAAGGCCCTCTTCGCCGAGCAGGCCCACGCCTTCCCCCACCTCGCCGCCCTCGGCGAAGCGCTGCACGACCTCGAGCCCCTGTGCGGCCTCATTGACGCCACGGTGGGCAAGGACGGCCTCGTGCGCGACGACGCCAGCCCGCAGCTCGCCGTCCTCCGCTCGCGCCTCGCCGCCGCCCTCACCCGCATGCGCGACAAGGCCTACGCCCTCGCCGCCTCCCCCGCCATCCGCCCGCTGCTCCAGTCCGAAAACGTCACCCTGCGCAACGGCCGCTACGTGCTCGCCATCAAGGCCGAGCTCAAGCACGAAATCTCCGGCATCATCCTCGACCGCTCGGCCACCGGGGCCACCGTCTACATCGAGCCGCGCGAGCTCGTGCTCCTGGCCAACGAGGTGGACGACCTGCGCTTCGCCGAGCGCCGCGAGGTCGAGCGCCTGCTCTGGGAGCTCACGCTCGCCCTGCGCGCCGAGCGAGAGCCGATCCTCCAGACCCTCGACACCCTGGCCCGCGTGGACTGCGCCTACGCCAAGGCGCGCTTCAGCCTCGACTACCAGATGGCCCCGCCCGAGATCAACGAAGAGGGGCACCTGGCCGTGCGCCGCGCCCGCCACCCCCTGCTCGTGCGCGTCCTCGAAAAAGGCGACGGAGGGGCCGCCGCAGGCCAGGTGACGCCCATTGACTACCGGCTGGGCGAGGACTTCGACCTGCTGGTCGTCACCGGCCCCAACACGGGCGGCAAGACGGTGGCCCTCAAGACCATCGGCCTCCTCGCCCTGATGGCCCAGAGCGGCCTGCACGTGCCCGCCGAGCCAGGCGCACGATTCCCCGTCTACGAGGACGTGTTGGCCGACATCGGCGACGAGCAGAGCATCGAGCAGAGCCTCAGCACGTTCTCGAGCCACATGAGCAACCTGGTGCGCATCCTCGCCCGAGCCCACAGGCGCACCCTCGTGCTCCTCGACGAACTGGGCGCAGGCACCGACCCCGCCGAGGGAGCCGCCCTCGGCACCGCCGTGCTCGACTTCCTGGGCGAGCGGGCCGCCAAGACCGTGGTCACCACCCACATCGGCGACCTGAAGGCCTACGCCTACCGCCACCCCCGCGCCCTCAACGCCGCCTGCGAGTTCGACCAGGAGACCCTGCGGCCCACCTACCGCCTGCTCCTCGGCCAGCCGGGCAACTCGAACGCCATCGCCATCGCCGAGCGCCTGGGCCTGCCCAAGGCCATCACCCGCCGCGCGCGCCAGGCCGTCGAGCGCACCCGCGGCCGCGACACCGAGCTGATCGCCGAACTCGAGCAGTCCCGAAAGGCCATCGAAGACGACCGCGAGCAGGCCCACCTGCTGCGCCGGGACGCCGAGGACCTGCGCGGCAAGGTGGAGGCCGCGCTCCGGGCCGCCGAGGCCAAAGCCAAGGCCAGCCGCCGCGAGGCCGAGCAGGAGATTGACGAGCACCTCCGCCGCGTGCGCGCGCGCCTCGCCGAAGCCCTCCGCCCGCTCCAGAACGCCCCCGCCCCGTTCGCCGACCGGGCGCGGGCCGTGGCGGAGACCCTCGAGGCCGAGTTCCAGCGCACGCCGCTGGCCGCCAGGCGCCTGGAGTTCGCCCGCGGGCTGCACAAGGACGACTTCGTGCACGTGATCTCGCTGGGCGCCGCCTGCCGCGTCCGCTCCGTCCACCGCACCAGGCAGCGGCTCGAAGTCGTCTTCGGCCACGCCGTCGTCGAGGTCGGGTTCGACGACGTCACGTGGGTCGCGCCCGACGCCGGCCGCTGA
- a CDS encoding Nramp family divalent metal transporter, with protein MDVERPSQAPPTTWALVLALGPSLIWCGEYIGSGEVIIATRTGALLGPTVLWAILLGIFLKYWIGLCGARYTVVTGEGMVDCFSRVPGPRHWLVWVVLVGQVASGVCAVGALAVAAATFLGSLLPLGAHSTAIWGTAVTAFAFAVAWSGRFEILKRLMGLMVLAIVAGALYVAAHVLPSPRELAASAFGFGVPEVPAWVRQADPTVGTAWGEMLPLIGWSAGGFASQVWYTYWVIGAGYGMTRERSWGRRADEARLARLSAAEARDVRAWCRVVAWDATFALLIGVAVTAAFFLAGAGILRPQQLVPKGAQVAMELSRLFSTHWGRFGAVLFLVAGASAMVSTQLGQLAGWPRLLADCVRNLSPRFARVEPTKQFRLFLCLFVVTNLAICALFGTNPVFLIKLGAVCDGLLLVPLQALAVGYGLFVAQRRLLSPEAAEILRPRWHHAAILLAAFLAFGYFCVFQVPQVLHQMFGG; from the coding sequence ATGGACGTGGAGAGACCGAGCCAGGCGCCGCCGACCACCTGGGCGCTGGTGCTGGCCCTGGGGCCGTCGCTCATCTGGTGCGGCGAGTACATCGGCTCGGGCGAAGTGATCATCGCCACCCGCACCGGCGCGCTGCTCGGCCCCACGGTGCTGTGGGCCATCCTTCTGGGCATCTTCCTGAAGTACTGGATCGGCCTGTGCGGCGCGCGCTACACGGTGGTGACCGGCGAGGGGATGGTGGACTGCTTCAGCCGCGTGCCCGGGCCGCGTCACTGGCTGGTGTGGGTGGTGCTCGTGGGGCAGGTGGCCTCGGGGGTGTGCGCGGTGGGCGCGCTGGCCGTGGCGGCCGCCACGTTTCTCGGCAGCCTGCTGCCGCTGGGCGCGCACTCGACGGCGATCTGGGGCACGGCGGTGACGGCCTTCGCCTTCGCCGTGGCCTGGAGCGGGCGGTTCGAGATTCTCAAGCGCCTGATGGGCCTGATGGTGCTCGCCATCGTGGCGGGCGCGCTCTACGTGGCGGCTCACGTCCTGCCCTCGCCGCGCGAGCTCGCGGCCTCGGCGTTCGGGTTCGGGGTGCCCGAGGTGCCGGCCTGGGTGCGGCAGGCCGACCCCACGGTGGGCACGGCGTGGGGCGAGATGCTGCCGCTCATCGGCTGGTCGGCCGGCGGCTTCGCGAGCCAGGTGTGGTACACCTACTGGGTGATCGGGGCGGGCTACGGGATGACGCGCGAGCGCTCGTGGGGCCGGCGGGCCGACGAGGCGCGCCTGGCCCGCCTGAGCGCCGCCGAGGCGCGCGACGTGCGCGCCTGGTGCCGCGTGGTGGCGTGGGACGCCACGTTCGCCCTCCTCATCGGCGTGGCGGTGACGGCGGCGTTCTTCCTCGCCGGGGCGGGCATCTTGAGGCCACAGCAGCTTGTGCCCAAGGGCGCGCAGGTGGCGATGGAGCTGTCGCGCCTGTTCTCCACCCACTGGGGCCGGTTCGGGGCGGTGCTGTTCCTGGTGGCGGGGGCGTCGGCGATGGTGAGCACGCAGCTCGGGCAACTCGCGGGGTGGCCGCGCCTGCTGGCCGACTGCGTGCGGAACCTCTCGCCCCGCTTCGCCCGCGTCGAGCCGACGAAGCAGTTCCGCCTCTTCCTGTGCCTGTTCGTGGTCACGAACCTGGCGATCTGCGCGCTCTTCGGCACGAACCCCGTGTTCCTGATCAAGCTGGGCGCCGTGTGCGACGGGTTGCTGCTCGTGCCGCTTCAGGCGCTGGCGGTGGGGTATGGGCTTTTCGTCGCGCAGCGGCGCCTGCTCTCGCCCGAGGCGGCGGAGATTCTGCGCCCGCGCTGGCACCACGCGGCGATTCTGCTGGCCGCCTTCCTGGCCTTCGGCTACTTCTGCGTCTTCCAGGTGCCGCAGGTGCTTCACCAGATGTTCGGCGGGTAG
- a CDS encoding DUF4190 domain-containing protein translates to MEPEAPAGTRLCPLCCEAIHPAARKCPHCQEYLDPALAAQARPAPRTSPLAVVSFVLALVSPVFLCLPGPAALIIGIAALRDRTATAGRRLAVAGVVLGALYSLLLLLVAAVFVLAAVKLALAAPAAGPAPEPLF, encoded by the coding sequence TTGGAACCTGAAGCGCCGGCGGGCACGCGGTTATGCCCCTTGTGCTGCGAGGCGATCCACCCCGCCGCGCGCAAGTGCCCGCACTGCCAGGAGTATCTGGACCCCGCGCTCGCGGCGCAGGCGCGGCCGGCCCCCCGCACGTCTCCCCTCGCCGTCGTGTCGTTCGTGCTGGCGCTCGTCAGCCCGGTGTTCCTGTGCCTGCCGGGTCCCGCGGCCCTGATCATCGGCATCGCGGCTCTGCGCGACCGCACGGCCACGGCGGGCCGACGGCTGGCCGTTGCGGGCGTCGTCCTGGGCGCGCTCTACAGCCTGCTGCTGCTGCTCGTCGCGGCGGTGTTCGTGCTGGCCGCCGTGAAGCTGGCGCTGGCGGCCCCCGCGGCGGGGCCGGCGCCCGAGCCGCTCTTCTGA
- a CDS encoding TraR/DksA family transcriptional regulator, translating to MSNRQVRGSHRERSRTAWLRRALLERRRDLAHQVEGHLTYRQGTRAGADYSDICDRAADAFHDEMAHGLAEIATADLRMIDYAIGKLDNRTYGLCEVCGRRIPEARLRALPFAELCVDCKRDEEAQATRLAAHTTWPPPPGRDEAPDRAPTHQNEERSRRLSRSRR from the coding sequence ATGAGCAACAGACAGGTCAGAGGCAGCCATCGCGAGCGCTCCAGGACGGCCTGGCTCCGCCGGGCGCTGCTGGAGCGGCGTCGCGACCTGGCCCATCAGGTCGAAGGCCATCTCACCTACAGGCAGGGCACGCGCGCCGGAGCCGACTACAGCGACATCTGCGATCGGGCGGCGGATGCGTTCCATGATGAAATGGCGCATGGACTTGCGGAGATCGCCACCGCCGACCTCCGGATGATTGACTACGCCATCGGCAAGCTGGACAATCGGACCTATGGCCTGTGCGAGGTGTGCGGCAGGCGGATTCCCGAGGCGCGCCTGCGGGCGCTCCCCTTCGCGGAACTGTGCGTGGACTGCAAGCGCGACGAAGAGGCGCAGGCGACGCGGCTGGCCGCCCACACCACCTGGCCGCCCCCTCCCGGGCGCGACGAAGCCCCGGATCGTGCGCCCACGCACCAGAACGAAGAACGCAGCCGCAGACTCTCTAGAAGCCGCAGATGA
- a CDS encoding HEAT repeat domain-containing protein gives MDATTHRLCEMLTQGDPELRAAAARVFAELEPRDAAVLAALGAALRTSAGPAPRYALRALAASPSPEAVAHMIPALVGPPELRQEATDAIARFGRGALPHLKTALLDGELPLRKAAATVLARIGGRPAHELLLRALAEGNLELSKHLCFELDLAIRQMPDEARAALTDLALSYLGDKRTRANDTALASGLILLGFLRSPKGKAALLAFARPKNPPEVRHRALLALRGIADCLTASECAALAAYLEEGDVANVAAPAIEVLRPLPLPPSVAERLIHLVASPHQAVRDFAVLKMGGLDTPAAARTLVEQLDAPQPALREAAVASLQNNAGAVPLLLKRARSEADPGRLWTLVRVLEHHAGAIGAAHAKGLLALLLTHLAEGDRRAEALSYLLRRVAPKALDAALLKQAVAMKKQGAFAEADRMLTVLLRGGEAPPEALYEAAVVALKHSPKGLGRHERHADPCLERFDRLIGLDGFDLAQRLCAEACLEPGDLFYVGFHFAEQLAERREFGGALLRHVIAAAPRSAVAASARNKLRLEAFPVEAAPLPKPLAPARTAKRAGRGKRAASEGREARP, from the coding sequence ATGGACGCGACGACCCACAGGCTCTGCGAGATGCTGACCCAGGGCGACCCCGAGCTCCGGGCGGCCGCGGCCCGGGTGTTCGCCGAGCTGGAACCCCGCGACGCCGCCGTGCTCGCCGCCCTGGGAGCGGCCCTTCGCACCTCGGCGGGGCCGGCCCCACGCTACGCGCTCCGCGCCCTGGCCGCCAGCCCTTCGCCCGAGGCCGTCGCGCACATGATCCCCGCCCTCGTGGGGCCCCCGGAATTGCGCCAGGAGGCCACCGATGCCATCGCCCGCTTCGGGCGCGGCGCCCTGCCCCACCTCAAGACCGCCCTCCTCGATGGCGAGTTGCCGCTCCGGAAGGCCGCGGCCACCGTGCTCGCCCGGATCGGGGGCAGGCCCGCCCACGAACTGCTCCTGCGGGCGCTCGCCGAGGGCAACCTGGAGCTCTCCAAGCACCTGTGCTTCGAGCTGGACCTCGCCATCCGCCAGATGCCCGACGAGGCGCGCGCCGCGCTCACGGACCTGGCCCTCTCCTATCTCGGCGACAAGCGCACCAGGGCCAACGACACGGCCCTCGCCTCCGGCCTCATCCTTCTCGGCTTCCTGCGCTCGCCCAAGGGCAAAGCCGCGTTGCTCGCCTTCGCGCGGCCCAAGAATCCCCCCGAGGTGCGTCATCGCGCGCTGCTCGCCCTGCGCGGCATCGCCGACTGCCTGACCGCCTCCGAGTGCGCCGCGCTGGCCGCCTATCTGGAGGAGGGCGACGTAGCCAACGTGGCGGCCCCGGCCATCGAGGTCCTGCGCCCGCTGCCCCTGCCGCCCTCGGTGGCCGAGCGGCTCATCCACCTCGTGGCCAGCCCCCATCAGGCCGTGCGCGACTTCGCGGTGCTCAAGATGGGCGGCCTCGACACGCCGGCGGCCGCCAGGACGCTCGTCGAGCAGCTCGACGCCCCGCAGCCCGCCCTCAGGGAAGCGGCGGTGGCCTCGCTCCAGAACAATGCGGGGGCGGTCCCGCTGTTGCTCAAGCGCGCCCGCAGCGAGGCCGATCCCGGCCGCCTCTGGACCCTGGTGCGGGTGCTCGAGCACCACGCCGGCGCCATCGGCGCCGCCCACGCCAAGGGCCTCCTCGCCCTGCTGCTCACGCACCTGGCCGAGGGCGACCGGCGCGCGGAGGCATTGAGCTACCTGCTGCGGCGCGTGGCGCCGAAGGCCCTCGACGCCGCGCTCCTCAAGCAAGCCGTGGCCATGAAGAAGCAGGGCGCGTTCGCCGAGGCCGACCGCATGCTCACCGTGCTGCTCCGAGGCGGGGAGGCGCCCCCCGAGGCCCTCTACGAGGCAGCCGTGGTGGCCCTCAAGCACTCGCCCAAGGGCCTCGGCCGCCACGAGCGGCACGCGGACCCCTGCCTCGAGCGTTTCGACCGGCTCATCGGCCTCGACGGATTCGACCTCGCCCAGCGCCTGTGCGCCGAAGCCTGCCTGGAGCCCGGGGACCTCTTCTACGTCGGGTTCCACTTTGCGGAACAGTTGGCCGAGCGCCGCGAGTTCGGCGGGGCGCTCCTGCGCCACGTGATCGCGGCTGCGCCTCGTTCGGCGGTGGCGGCCAGCGCGCGCAACAAGCTGCGCCTCGAGGCCTTCCCCGTCGAGGCGGCCCCGCTGCCAAAGCCGCTAGCTCCCGCGAGGACGGCCAAACGGGCGGGGCGCGGCAAGCGCGCCGCCTCCGAGGGGCGCGAGGCCCGCCCGTGA
- a CDS encoding ATP-dependent Clp protease ATP-binding subunit, translating into MFDRFTERARKVMSFARLEAQRFHHDYVGTEHILLALVKEGTGVASVVLKKMGVELKEIRAEIEKVVERGPEPVPPNQQLPYTPRAKRVLELALEEARSLGHHYIGTEHLLLGLLREQEGIAAQVLVNLGLKLEEVRDEIHNFLGSDVQGAPDAPRQNSARKSKSDTPALDSFGRDLTELAREGKLDPVIGRKHELQRLIQILARRTKNNPVLIGEAGVGKSAIVEGFAQRVVSGDLPELLRDRRIVILDLALMVAGTKYRGQFEERIKAVMNEVRKAKNVILFIDELHTLVGAGGAEGAIDASNVLKPALSRGEIQVIGATTLNEYRKYIEKDTALERRFQTVMVDPLTKEETLQILKEGLRDRYEAHHRVHYTEGALKLAVELSDRYITGRYLPDKAIDVIDEAGALKRMEGTTKPPELTRLEEEIKRLHEEKESSVASQDFERAAGLRDRAQKLRAQYQEAEREWRRTLQENAGTVDEGVIERVVANMTKIPLERLEATETARLLNMEAELHKRVVSQEEAIKRIANAVRRSRSGLKDPRRPAATFLFLGPTGVGKTLLARALAEFLFGEEDALVQIDMSEYMQEHNVSRLIGAPPGYVGYDEGGQLTEKIRRRPYSVVLFDEIEKAHRDALNILLQIMEDGRLTDSFGRHVDFRNTIVIMTSNIGSDVFRDQAPMGFGRSDNKTSFSGLAERVMAEVKRHLRPEFLGRLDGTIIFTPLTDADYEQIVDILFTPAQERARERGVEITLSHEAKKFLVAEAKKKDLGARPLRQLIETQIEDLLAEEFLRGSYAQGDTVLVTVRADKLFFQKTEKAEPVLAEAASQA; encoded by the coding sequence ATGTTCGACCGCTTCACCGAACGCGCCCGCAAGGTCATGAGCTTCGCCCGCCTGGAGGCCCAGCGCTTCCACCACGACTACGTGGGCACCGAGCACATCCTCCTGGCCCTCGTCAAGGAGGGGACCGGCGTCGCCTCGGTGGTCCTCAAGAAGATGGGCGTGGAGCTCAAGGAGATCCGCGCCGAGATCGAGAAGGTCGTCGAGCGCGGCCCCGAGCCCGTGCCGCCCAACCAGCAGCTCCCCTACACGCCCCGGGCCAAGCGGGTGCTCGAGCTGGCCCTCGAGGAGGCCCGGAGCCTCGGCCATCACTACATCGGCACCGAGCACCTCCTCCTCGGCCTCCTGCGCGAGCAGGAGGGCATCGCCGCCCAGGTGCTCGTCAACCTGGGCCTCAAGCTCGAGGAAGTGCGCGACGAGATCCACAACTTCCTCGGCTCCGACGTGCAGGGCGCCCCCGACGCGCCCCGCCAGAACAGCGCCCGGAAGTCCAAGAGCGACACCCCGGCCCTCGACTCGTTCGGCCGCGACCTCACGGAGCTGGCCCGCGAGGGCAAGCTCGACCCCGTGATCGGGCGCAAGCACGAGCTCCAGCGCCTCATCCAGATCCTCGCCCGCCGCACCAAGAACAACCCCGTGCTCATCGGCGAGGCCGGCGTGGGCAAGAGCGCCATCGTCGAGGGCTTCGCGCAGCGCGTGGTGTCCGGCGACCTGCCGGAGCTCCTGCGCGACCGCCGCATCGTGATCCTCGACCTCGCGCTCATGGTCGCCGGCACCAAGTACCGCGGCCAGTTCGAGGAGCGCATCAAGGCCGTCATGAACGAGGTGCGCAAGGCCAAGAACGTCATCCTCTTCATTGACGAGCTCCACACCCTCGTCGGCGCCGGCGGCGCCGAGGGCGCCATTGACGCCTCCAACGTGCTCAAGCCCGCCCTCTCGCGCGGCGAGATCCAGGTCATCGGCGCCACCACCCTCAACGAGTACCGCAAGTACATCGAGAAGGACACGGCCCTCGAGCGCCGCTTCCAGACCGTGATGGTGGACCCCCTGACCAAGGAGGAAACCCTCCAGATCCTCAAGGAGGGCCTGCGCGACCGCTACGAGGCCCACCACCGCGTCCACTACACCGAGGGCGCCCTGAAACTCGCCGTCGAACTCTCCGACCGCTACATCACCGGGCGCTACCTGCCGGACAAGGCAATTGACGTCATTGACGAGGCCGGCGCGCTCAAGCGGATGGAGGGCACCACCAAGCCGCCCGAGCTCACGCGCCTCGAGGAGGAGATCAAGCGCCTGCACGAGGAGAAGGAAAGCTCGGTGGCGAGCCAGGACTTCGAGCGGGCCGCCGGCCTGCGCGACCGGGCCCAGAAGCTCCGCGCCCAGTACCAGGAGGCCGAGCGCGAGTGGCGCCGCACCCTCCAGGAGAACGCCGGCACGGTGGACGAGGGGGTGATCGAGCGCGTGGTGGCCAACATGACCAAGATCCCCCTCGAGCGCCTCGAGGCCACCGAAACGGCCCGCCTCCTGAACATGGAGGCCGAGCTCCACAAGCGCGTGGTCAGCCAGGAGGAGGCCATCAAGCGCATCGCCAACGCCGTCCGCCGCTCGCGCTCCGGCCTCAAGGACCCGCGCCGCCCCGCCGCCACCTTCCTCTTCCTCGGCCCCACCGGCGTCGGCAAGACCCTCCTCGCGCGCGCCCTGGCCGAGTTCCTCTTCGGCGAGGAAGACGCCCTGGTGCAGATCGACATGTCCGAGTACATGCAAGAGCACAACGTCTCGCGCCTCATCGGCGCGCCCCCGGGCTACGTCGGCTACGACGAGGGCGGCCAGCTCACCGAGAAGATCCGCCGCCGCCCCTACTCCGTGGTGCTCTTCGACGAGATCGAGAAGGCGCACCGCGACGCCCTGAACATCCTGCTCCAGATCATGGAAGACGGCCGCCTGACCGACAGCTTCGGACGCCACGTGGACTTCCGCAACACCATCGTGATCATGACCTCCAACATCGGCAGCGACGTGTTCCGCGACCAGGCCCCCATGGGCTTCGGCCGCAGCGACAACAAGACCTCCTTCTCCGGCCTCGCCGAGCGCGTGATGGCCGAGGTCAAGCGGCACCTGCGGCCCGAGTTCCTCGGACGGCTCGACGGCACCATCATCTTCACGCCCCTGACCGACGCGGACTACGAGCAGATCGTGGACATTCTCTTCACCCCGGCCCAGGAGCGCGCCCGCGAGCGCGGCGTGGAGATCACGCTGAGCCACGAGGCGAAGAAGTTCCTCGTCGCGGAGGCCAAGAAGAAGGACCTGGGCGCCCGCCCCCTCCGCCAGCTCATCGAGACGCAGATCGAAGACCTGCTTGCCGAGGAGTTCCTCCGCGGCAGCTACGCGCAGGGCGACACCGTGCTCGTCACGGTGCGGGCCGACAAGCTCTTCTTCCAGAAGACCGAAAAGGCCGAGCCCGTGCTGGCCGAGGCCGCCAGCCAGGCCTGA
- a CDS encoding protein arginine kinase yields MRLTELARQPGEWLRGTGADSDIVISTRVRLARNIAGYPFVSRLQPPQQAELSRLLCESIVEGGVVPECEYFDLKVASPIERRLLVERHLISKEHEEAEGDRGVAIRHNEALSIMVNEEDHLRIQALHSGFELNETWELINGVDSALGERVPYAFSERLGFLTACPTNVGTGMRASVMLHLPALEFAKQIEKVFHAVAKINLIVRGLYGEGTQASGNLYQISNQITLGKTEEEILQEIQGIIPEIIENERRARQFILERSRPQLEDRVWRAFGMLQHARVISSNETISLLSHLRLGVHLGILRDLDIAAINQLFVQTLPAHLQVIEGRELDSHTRDIARATYIRKCLGAARHTGEN; encoded by the coding sequence ATGCGGCTGACTGAGCTCGCGCGCCAGCCCGGCGAATGGCTCCGCGGCACGGGCGCCGACAGCGACATCGTGATCAGCACCCGCGTGCGCCTGGCCCGCAACATCGCCGGCTACCCCTTCGTCTCGCGCCTCCAGCCGCCGCAGCAGGCCGAACTGAGCCGGCTCCTGTGCGAGAGCATCGTCGAGGGCGGCGTGGTGCCGGAGTGCGAGTACTTCGACCTCAAGGTCGCCAGCCCGATCGAGCGCCGCCTCCTCGTCGAGCGCCACCTGATCTCCAAGGAGCACGAGGAGGCCGAGGGCGACCGCGGCGTCGCCATCCGCCACAACGAGGCCCTCAGCATCATGGTCAACGAGGAGGACCACCTCCGCATCCAGGCGCTCCACTCGGGCTTCGAACTGAACGAGACCTGGGAGCTGATCAACGGCGTGGACTCGGCTCTCGGCGAGCGCGTGCCCTATGCGTTCAGCGAGCGCCTGGGCTTCCTCACCGCCTGCCCCACCAACGTGGGCACCGGCATGCGCGCCTCGGTCATGCTCCACCTGCCCGCCCTCGAGTTCGCCAAGCAGATCGAGAAGGTCTTCCACGCCGTCGCCAAGATCAACCTCATCGTGCGCGGCCTCTACGGCGAGGGCACCCAGGCCTCCGGCAACCTCTACCAGATCTCCAACCAGATCACGCTCGGCAAGACCGAGGAAGAGATTCTCCAGGAGATCCAGGGGATCATCCCCGAGATCATCGAGAACGAGCGGCGCGCCCGCCAGTTCATCCTCGAACGCAGCCGCCCCCAGCTCGAGGACCGCGTCTGGCGGGCCTTCGGCATGCTCCAGCACGCGCGGGTCATCTCGTCGAACGAGACGATCTCGCTCCTCTCCCACCTGCGCCTGGGCGTGCACCTGGGCATCCTGCGCGATCTCGACATCGCGGCCATCAACCAGCTCTTCGTGCAGACGCTGCCCGCCCACCTCCAGGTGATCGAAGGGCGCGAACTGGATTCGCACACGCGCGACATCGCGCGCGCCACCTACATCCGCAAGTGTCTGGGCGCGGCCCGGCACACAGGAGAGAACTAG
- a CDS encoding UvrB/UvrC motif-containing protein, whose amino-acid sequence MSQIVCQCGKKLATIHVTEIINGEKKEIHLCEDCAKKKKLVFPAASSVIDLSEVLSGIVQAADEADSDELQKAVCPDCGITFADFRTHGRFGCPTDYEAFRKGVDPLLERIHGTAEHRGKRMKPRAARSRDTRLVELRAQLRQAVADEAFERAARIRDQIYALKKEQGHAAD is encoded by the coding sequence ATGAGCCAGATCGTGTGCCAGTGCGGGAAGAAGCTGGCCACCATTCACGTCACCGAGATCATCAACGGCGAGAAGAAGGAAATCCACCTGTGCGAAGACTGCGCGAAGAAGAAGAAGCTGGTCTTCCCCGCCGCGAGCTCGGTGATTGACCTCAGCGAGGTGCTCAGCGGCATCGTGCAGGCCGCGGACGAGGCCGACAGCGACGAGCTTCAGAAGGCGGTGTGCCCCGACTGCGGCATCACCTTCGCCGACTTCCGCACCCACGGCCGCTTCGGCTGCCCGACCGACTACGAGGCGTTCCGCAAGGGGGTGGACCCCCTGCTCGAGCGCATCCACGGCACCGCCGAGCATCGCGGCAAGCGGATGAAGCCCCGCGCCGCCCGCAGCCGCGACACGCGCCTCGTCGAGCTCCGCGCCCAACTGCGGCAGGCCGTGGCCGACGAGGCCTTCGAGCGCGCCGCGCGCATCCGCGACCAGATCTACGCGCTGAAGAAGGAACAGGGCCATGCGGCTGACTGA